Below is a window of Halobaculum lipolyticum DNA.
GCGGCCAACGACGTGCCCGAACTCGACGAGGACGCGTTCGCCGAGTTGCTCGACGAGCACGGGATCGAGTGGCCGCCCGAAGACGAGGGCTGAAGAACCGGCGTGGCGCGCGCCGGCGGACCGCCGTGTCCGCCGGGAGCGCGCGAGGGATGAGCGACCGAGCGAAGCGAGGGAGCGAATCGGCTGGGGAGGCGGTGGGCGGTGCGGTCGCGGCGGGCGGGACTGAACGGGGCCGGCGGTCTCGTGAGCCGAGGCGACGCGAGCACCACAGGGAGGCGAGCGGAGCGAGCCGACCGAGGAGCGCGGCGAGCCGCAGGCCACGAGACCGCCGGGGGCTTTCGTGGTCTGTGCCACGAGCGCCTTGTCAGTGACGAGAACAGCGAGAACAGCGAACCCGAAACCGATCGACTACAGATCCGCGCCCTCGAAGCGCCACAGCCCCAGCAGCGGCGGCACGAGCAGCCACGCCGCCAGCATCGCGAACGCCGCGATCTCCGTGGACAGTCCGTAGCCGCCGGCGCCGCCCTGCGCGCCGACCTGCCCGCCCGCGAACAGCGCGCCGTTGACGAACTCGCCGGCGACGATCTTGAACGAGCCGGTGGGGTTGATCAGCCGGAGCAGTTCCAGCAGCCCCGACCCCGAGATCGGCAGCCAACTCGGCCCGCCGCCGGTGCCGAGGTACAGTCGCAGCGGGAACTGGATGGCGCCCCACAGCGGGACGAACAGGAAGTACAGCCCGACGGCGCCGCCGATGGCGAGGCGGTTCGAGGCCACGCCGGCGGAGAAGCCCACGGCGATGGCGACGAACGCCGACGACAGCACCAGCGTCAGCAGGATGTACCCGAGGTAGGTGAACGGCTGGAGCGACAGCGGGCCGATGGCGGCGACGAGCGCCGGCAGGAGGAAGCCCACCGAGATGGGCACCGCGATGGCGCCGGCCCGGCCGACGACCTTCCCGAACACCACGTCCGCGCGGGAGTGCGGCAGCGCCAGCAGCAGCTTCAGCGACCCCGACTCGCGCTCGCCGACGACCGCGTTGTACGAGACGACCAGCGCGATGAGCGGGATGAGCGTCGTCACCAGTGCGTCGCGGACGAACACCGACCCCAACAGCGCGCTCGTCGGGAACGTCTGGCCCGGACCCGGGCGCACGAGGTAGACGACCGCCGAGACGAGCAGGACGAACACGGCCGACAGCGCCAACAGCCAGCGCGAGCGGACGGCGTCCTGGAAGTCCTTGCGCGCGACCGCCTCGACGCTCATTCGGCCACCTCCGCGTCCGGGGCGTCGACGCCGTCGGGCGCCTCGCCGTCCTCCGCGTACGTGAGGAACAGGTCCTCGAGGCTCGCCTCCTGCGTGGAGAAGTCCTTCACCGTCACGCCGTTGTCCTCCAAGGCGCCGATCACCCTCGTCTTCGCGTCGCTCGAACACGAGACGGTGACGGTGCCGCCGTCGGTCGCGGCCGAGGAGACGCCGTCCAGCGCGCGCACCGCGTCGAGGTCGTCCTCGCTGGCGGCGTCGACGGTGACGACGAGCTGCTCTTCGCCGCCGACGGCCTCGCGCAGCCCCTCGATGGAGTCCTCGGCGACGAGGTCGCCCTCGCGCATGATGCCGACGCGGTCACACACCGACTCGACCTGCCCGAGCACGTGGCTGGAGAAGAACACCGTCGCGCCGCGGTCCGCCTCCGCGCGGACGATCTCGCGCATCTCCTTGGCGCCGGCGGGGTCCAGCCCCGAGGACGGCTCGTCGAGGATGAGCAGGTCCGGGTCGCCGACGAGCGCCATCCCGAGGACGAGCCGCTGGCGCATCCCCTTGGAGTAGCCGCCCGCGGGTCGGTCGGCGGCGTCGAGGATCCCCACCCGGTCGAGCACCGCGTCGACGTCGCCGTCGACCTCCTTCGAGCGCATCGCGAACTCGACGTGTTTGCGGCCCGAGAGCCGCTCGTACACGTCGTACCCTTCGGGGAGTACGCCCGTGCGGCGGCGCACCGCGACCGACTCCGCCTGCGCGTCCCGCGAGAGCACCCGGACGGTGCCGCTCGTGGGGCGCACGAAGTCGAGCAGCATGTTGATCGTCGTGGACTTCCCCGCGCCGTTGGGGCCCAGGAAGCCGAACACCTCGCCTTCCTCGACCTGCAGGTGGAGGTCGCTGACGGCCGTCACGTCCCCGTAGCGTTTCGTGACGCCCTCCAACTCGATAGCGGCCATACACGGCCGCTTCCCTCGGTCCCCGCTTTAGACTTTGGGACTTCGTGCCCCTCCGGCGAACGTTGCCGTAACTGCGGCGCATATCCCTGTACGGGAATATGACCGTAACACATGACCGACGACGACACCCCGCGCTCGGCCGGGAGAGGGGTGCCGGCGGCCGGCGGCCGTCAGGGGGGTGACGACCGGGGTGCGCGGACGCGGGCGCTCCACTCGGGGTGGCGCGGCGACCCGGAGACGGGCGCCCGCGCGCCGCCCATCTACCAGACGACCTCCTACGCGTTCCGCGACGCCGACACCGCGGCGGACCTGTACGCGCTGGAGCGCGAGGGCGACGTGTACACCCGTATCTCGAACCCGACGACCCGGGTGCTGGAGGAGCGACTCGCCGACCTGGAGGGCGGCGTCGACGCCGTCGCCACCGCCTCGGGGATGGCCGCCATCGACACCGCGACGAGCCTCCTCGCGCGCGCCGGCGACACCGTCGTCGCCAGCGCCGACATGTACGGCGGCACGAGCACGTACCTCGCGCACATGGCCTCGCGGCGGGGCGTCGAACTGCGGACCGTCGAGACGACCGACTACGAGGCGTACGAGGCCGCGGTCGACGACGACACCGCGTTCGTCCACGTCGAGACGCTGGCGAACCCGTCGCTGGTGACGCCCGACTTCGAGCGCCTCGCCGACATCGCCCACGAGCACGCGGTGCCGCTGGTCGTCGACAACACGTTCGCGACCCCCGCGCTCTGCCGTCCCATCGAACACGGCGCGGATATCGTCTGGGACTCGACGACCAAGTGGATCCACGGCGCGGGCACCACCGTCGGCGGCGTCCTCGTCGACGGGGGGACGTTCCCCTGGGACCACCCGGACGCCGACTACCCGGAGCTGTCGGGCGAGAACCCCGCCTTCGACGTCGACTTCGCCGAGCGCTTCGGCGAGCGGGCGTTCGCGCAGGTCGCCCGCCACCGCGGCGTCCGCACGCTCGGTAACCCGCAGTCCCCGTTCGACGCGTGGCAGACCCTTCAAGGGCTGTCGACGCTGCCGATCCGGATGGAGAAGCACTGCGAGAACGCCCGGATCGTCGCCGAACACCTCCGTGACCACCCCGCCGTCGCGTGGGTCACCTACCCCGGCTTCGAGGACCACCCGACCCACACGAGCGCGAGCGAGTACCTCGACGGCTTCGGCGGGATGGTCGTGTTCGGGCTGCACGAGGGGTTCGCGGCCGCGAAGGGCGTCTGTGAGGCCGTCGAGTTGGTGTCGTTCCTCGCGAACATCGGGGACGCGCGTTCGCTGATCATCCACCCCGCGAGCACGACGCACGCACAGCTCACCGAGGACGAACAGCGCGCGGCGGGCGTCTCGCCGGACCTGCTCCGACTCTCCGTGGGTATCGAGGACCCGGCGGACATCGTGGCGGACCTCGACAGCGCCATCGCGGAGGCGACGGCGTGACCGCCGTCGAGTCGGTCGGCGAGTTCCGCTTCGAGTGCGGCGAGTCCGTCGAGAACCTCCGGCTGGCCTACGAGACGTACGGCGAGTTCGACGGCGACAACGCCGTCCTCGTCTGCCACGCGCTCACGGGGAGTCAACACGTCTCGAACGCGCCGTCGAGCGCCGACGACACCGAGGGCGACCTCGGCGACGCCGTCGAGACGGCCGGACAGGCCCGCGCGTGGTGGAACGACGTGGTCGGGCCGGGGAAGGCCGTCGACACGACCGAGTACTACGTCGTCTGCGTGAACGTCCCCGGGTCCTGCTACGGGTCGTCGGGGCCGCCGACCGAGAGACCGGACGGGGAGCCGTGGGGGACCGACTTCCCGCCGGTGACGGTGGGCGACTGGACGCGGGCCCAACGCCGCCTCCTCGACCGGCTCGGCGTCGGCCGCCTGCACGCCGTCGTCGGCGGCAGCGTCGGCGGCATGAACGCCGTCGACTGGGCCAAGCGGTTCCCCGACGACGTCCGCCGCGTCGCCGCCGTCGCGACAGCCCCCAGACTGGACACGCAGTGTCTCTCGCTGGACGCCATCGCGCGGCGAGCGATCACGACCGATCCCGACTGGAACGGCGGCGACTACTACGGCGACGACCGACCGACGCCGGACGACGGACTCGCGCAGGCGCGCCGCATCGGCCACGTGATGTACCTCTCGAAGGCGTCGATGGGGCGGAAGTTCGGTCGTCGCGCGGCCGGCCGGGGGGCGTTCGGCGACGCGCCCGCCGACCCGACGGGGCGGTTCTTCCCGTACCGCGAGGTGGAGTCGTACCTCGACTACAACGCCGACTCGTTCACCGGGCGCTTCGACGCCAACAGCTACCTCTACCTCACCCGGGCGATGGACGAGTACGACTTGGCGGCCGACTACGGCTCGGACACGGAGGCGCTCGCCGCGTTCGAGGGGGAACTGCTCGCGCTGTCGTTCACCGGCGACTGGCACTTCACCGTCGAGCAGTCCCGCCTGCTCGCCGACGCCGCGCGCGACGGCGACGTGCCGACCGCCCACCACGTCGTCGACTCCGACCACGGCCACGACGCGTTCCTCGTCGAACCGGAGTCGGTGGGACCGCCACTTCGCGACTACCTCGCCGACGGGGTGGCGGGTCGCGCCGTTCGCGACGAGAACGACGACGACCCGTCCGGCGGGCGTTCGAGCAGTCCCGACCGCGCGCCGGTGCACGCGAGCCTGTTCCCGGGGTAGCCGGCCGGCTGACGGCGGGACGCCCGGCACGTCACAGGCTCCGGCGAGTTGTGCGATCGACGGTACGGCTTAGGCGTCGGTGTGTGTACGTCCGGCAACGATGACAGACGACACCGACTACGGCTTCTGGACGCGCAGCGTCCACGAGGGCGCCGACCCCGATCCGACGACGGGGGCGCGAGCGCCGCCGATCCATCAGACGACCTCCTACGTGTTCGACGACGCCGACCACGCGGCGCGGCTGTTCGCGCTCGAGGAGGAGGGGTACATCTACAGCCGACTGCTCAACCCGACGGTCGCGCGACTGGGCGAACGGCTCGCGTCGCTCGAGGGCGGCGTCGGCGCGGTGCCGACGAGTTCGGGCATGGCGTCGTTCGACCTCGCGAACTTCCTGCTGGCGTCGGCCGGCGACAACATCGTCTCGTCGTCGTCGCTGTACGGCGGGACGTACACCTACCTCACCCACACCGTCGAGCGCCGCGGCGTCGAGACGCGCTTCGTCGACACGCTCGACTACGACGCCTACGCCGAGGCCATCGACGAGGACACCGCGTACGTCCACCTCGAGACCATCGGCAACCCGGCGCTCGTGACGCCCGACATCGAGCGCATCGCCGACATCGCCCACGAGCACGACACGCCGCTGTTCGTCGACAACACGTTCGCGACGCCGTACCTGTGCCGGCCGCTGGAGCACGGCGCCGACCTCGTGTGGGAGTCGACGACCAAGTGGATCCACGGATCGGGTTCGACCATCGGCGGCGTCCTCGTCGACGGCGGCTCGTTCCCGTGGGGCGAGCACGCCGACCGGTTCCCGGAACTCGGCGCGGAGAACCCGGCGTACCACGGCGTCAACTTCGCCGAACGGTTCGGCGAGGCGGCGCTCACCTACGCGGCCATCGCGCGCGGACAGCGTGACTTGGGGAGCGCGCAGTCGCCGTTCGACGCGTGGGCGACGATGCAGAAGCTGGAGTCGCTCCCGATGCGGATGGAGCGCCACTGCGCGAACGCCCAGCACGTCGCCGAGCATCTCGCGGACCACCCGGCGGTCGACTGGGTGACGTACCCGGGGCTGCCGGACCACGAGACGCACGCGGAGGCGTCGGAGTACCTCGACGGCGGCTACGGCGGGATGATCGCCTTCGGGCTCGCCGGCGGCTACGAGGCCGCCCGCGACACCGTCGAGGGCACCGAGTTGGCGTCGCTGCTGGCGAACGTCGGCGACGCGAAGACGCTCGTGATCCACCCGGCGTCGACGACCCACCAGCAGCTCACCGAGGAGGAGCAGGTGGCCGCCGGCGTCACCCAGGACATGGTGCGCCTGTCGGTCGGCGTGGAGAACCCCGAGGACATCGTCGCCGACCTCGACCAGGCCATCGACGCGGCGACGCGGTAAGCGCGGCTCAGGAGGGGCTGACAGGCGGCCCTGTGACCCGGGCGACCCGCGGGTCGGCTCGCCGGCGGTCGGGCCGCACACCCGCCTCGCCGCCGACGACAGTGCTCAGCGTCGCATCGACACGTCTGATCCCGGGATCCCGGATGAACCCTCGCCCGCGGGCGGTCCGCGGTCGTCGTGCGGCGGCGGCTCGCGGCTCGCGTCGCTCGCCGCTCGGACCGAGGCTCCTCATCCGGTCGGCCTCGCCCGCGGCGGCAACGCTTTACTCCCGGTCGGCCGACGCCTCGCGTATGAACTACCGTGCGGTCGAAGTCGCCGGCGAGTACGTGGCGAGTCTGGACAACGGCGCCGACTGGCGCGAGGAGATCGAGTCGCTCGCCGACGAGGTGGAGGCGGACGCGGCGTGGTTCAACGCCATGGGCGCGGTGCAGGACGCGGAGGTGTGGTTCTACGACCAAGACGACCAGGAGTACCAGTCCGTCACGTTCGACGAACCGCTGGAGGTGGCGGCGTGTGTCGGCAACATCGCGCTGCTGGACGGCGACCGGTTCGCCCACACCCACGCCGTGTTGTCGCGGCGCAACGGGCAGGCGTTGGCGGGCCACCTCGACGGCGGCACCGTGTTCGCGGGCGAGGTGTACTTCCGCGCCTTCGAGGCACCGCTGGAGCGCGAACACGACGCGGTGACGGATCTGGACCTCTGGCTGTAGGGCGACCGGCGGTCGACGCGCGCCGTCGGGAGACGACGGATCGCTTATCACCTTCCCCCGCACAGCACAGTGACGTGCATCGACGACCCCGAGACACGAGCCGTGGCGGCGCCGTTGCCGCCGCCGTGACCCCGGCTCCGGGGCCGTTACCGACGACCGACGCGACCGCGGAGGCGACGCCGTGAGACCCGACGACGAGCGCTACTTCACCCGGATCGAGGACCGACTCGACGAGGCGTTCGACCGCGCGCAGGCCGCGAAGGCGCAGGGGAAAGACCCCGAGACGGAGATCGAGATCCCCGTCGCCCGCGACATGGCCGACCGGGTCGAGAACATCCTCGAGATCCCCGGCGTCGCCGAGCGCGTGCGGGAACTGGAGGAGGAGTTCTCGCGAGAGGAGGCCGCCCTCGAACTCGTCACCGACTTCGTGGAGGGCACCGTCGGCGACTTCGACAGCCGCGCGGGCAAGATCGAGGGCGCGGTACGGACCGCGGTCGCCCTGCTCACCGAGGGTGTCGTCGCGGCGCCCATCGAGGGGATCGACCGCGTCGAGATCCTCGAGAACGACGACGGGACGGAGTTCATCAACGTCTACTACGCGGGACCGATCCGCTCTGCGGGCGGGACCGCGCAGGCGCTGTCCGTCCTCGTGGGCGACTACGCCCGCGCCCTGCTCGGCATCGAGGAGTACCGCGCCCGCGACGCCGAGATCGAACGCTACGCAGAGGAGATCGGACTGTACGACAAGGAGACGGGCCTCCAGTACACGCCGAAGGACAAGGAGACGAAGTTCATCGCCGAGCACATGCCGATCATGCTGGACGGGGAGGCCACCGGCGACGAGGAGGTCTCCGGCTTCCGCGACCTGGACCGCGTGGACACGAACAACGCCCGCGGCGGGATGTGTCTCGTGCTCGCGGAGGGGATCGCGCTCAAGGCCCCGAAGATCCAGCGGTACACCCGGCAGCTCGACGAGGTCGACTGGCCGTGGCTGCAAGACCTCATCGACGGCACCTACTACGACGACGGCGGCGACGGGGCCGACGACGCGGACGCCGAGGGCGAGGACGGAGACGACGCGGACGCCGAGGGCGAGGACGGAGACGGCGCGGACGCCGAGGCGGACGCGCCGACCGGGTCGCCGCGGCCCGAACCGTCACAGAAGTTCCTCCGCGACCTCATCGCTGGGCGCCCCGTCTTCGGGCACCCCTCGGAGGCGGGCGGGTTCCGCCTGCGTTACGGCCGCGCGCGAAACCACGGCTTCGCGACGGCGGGCGTCCACCCGGCGACGATGCACATCGTCGACGACTTCCTCGCGACGGGCACCCAGATCAAGACCGAGCGCCCAGGCAAGGCCGGCGGCGTCGTCCCCGTCGACTCCATCGACGGGCCGACCGTGCGGCTGGCGAACGGCGACGTGCGCCGCATCGACGACCCGGCCGAGGCGCTCGAACTCCAGAACGGCGTCGAGGAGGTGCTCGACCTGGGCGAGTACCTCGTCAACTTCGGCGAGTTCGTCGAGAACAACCACCCACTCGTCCCCGCGGGGTACGTCCGCGAGTGGTGGGAACAGGACCTCGCGGCCGCCGGCGCCGACCTCCAGGCGCTGGAGGACGACCGCACCATCGACCTCGACGACCCCGACGCCGAGACGGCGCTCGCGTGGGTCGACGAGTACGACGCGCCGCTGCACCCCGCCTACACCTACTGCTGGCACGACGTCTCCGTCGAGGAGTACGACGCCGTCGCCGACGCCGCCGCCGCGGGCGAGGTGACCGGCGACCTGCTCGTCGTCGAGAACACCGACACGGTGCGGCGCGCGCTGGAGAAACTGCTCGTCGAACACAGCCAGACCGAGGATGCGCTCCGGATCCCCGACTTCCGCCCGCTCCTCCGGCAACTGGGCGTCACCGACGGCCTGCGCCGCGAGTGGGAGCGAGCCGACCTCTCGGCGGAGGCGACCGACTGGGACGGCGGCGACAACGCGGTCCGCGCGGTCAACGAAGTCGTCGACTTCGAGGCGCGCGAGCGCGCGCCGACCCGCATCGGCAACCGGATGGGTCGCCCGGAGAAGTCCGAGAGCCGCGACCTCTCACCCGCAGTGCACACGCTGTTCCCGATCCGCGACTACGGCGGCAGTCAACGCTCCGTCGGCGAGGCCGCCCGCAACCGCACGGACAAGGGGAAGGGGGTGTACGACGTGCTCGTCGGCGACCGCGAGTGCCCCGACTGCGGTGAGCACTCGTTCAAGTGCCTGTGCCCCGACTGCGGCGCTCACACGGAGCCGTACTACGAGTGCGAGGAGTGCGGCACCGAGTGCGAACCCGACGAGTCGGGGCGCGTCGAGTGCCCGCGTTGCGAGCGCGAGGTCGAGAGCCCCGACTGGCACGAGATCCGGCTCAACGACGAGTACTGGGACGCCTTGGAGGCGACCGGCGAGCGCGAGGCCTCCTTCGAGATCCTGAAGGGAGTCAAGGGGCTGTCGTCCTCGAACAAGACCCCCGAACCGATCGAGAAGGGCGTCTTCCGCGCGAAACACGGCGTCACGTCGTTCAAGGACGGCACCGTGCGGTACGACATGACCGACCTCCCGGTCACGTCGGTCCGCCCGGAGGAACTCGACGTGACCGTCGACCACTTTCGAGAACTGGGGTACGAGACGGACATCGGCGGCGAACCGCTCGTCCACGACGACCAGCTCATCGAGCTGAAAGTGCAGGACATCGTCCTCTCGGACGGCGCGGCCGATCACATGATGAAGACGGCCGACTTCGTCGACGAACTGCTCACCGACTTCTACGACTTGGACCCGTTCTACGAGGTGAATGAGCGCGACGACCTCGTGGGCGAGTTGGTGTTCGGGATGGCGCCCCACACCAGCGCCGCGGTCGTCGGGCGCGTCGTCGGCTTCACGAGCGCGGCAGTCGGCTACGCGCATCCGTACTTCCACGCCGCGAAACGCCGGAACTGTGACGGCGACGAGGACTGCGTCATGCTGCTCATGGACGGCCTGCTCAACTTCAGCAAGTCGTTCCTCCCGGACAAACGCGGCGGGCAGATGGACGCGCCGCTGGTCATGTCCTCGCGCATCGACCCCTCCGAGATCGACGACGAGGCGCACAACATGGACATCGTCCGGCAGTACCCCCGCGAGTTCTACGAGGCGACGTTGGAGATGGCCGACCCCGGCGAGGTCGAGGACCGCATCCAACTCGGCGAGGACACCCTCGGCACCGACGACGAGTACCGCGGCTTCGACCACACCCACGACACGACCGACATCGCGCTCGGTCCCGACCTGTCGGCGTACAAGACGCTCGGGTCCATGATGGACAAGATGGACGCGCAACTCGCGCTCGCCCGGAAACTGCGCGCCGTCGACGAGACCGACGTGGCCGAGCGCGTCATCGAGTACCACTTCCTCCCGGACCTGATCGGGAACCTGCGGGCGTTCTCTCGGCAGGAGACGCGCTGTCTCGGCTGCGGGGAGAAGTACCGCCGGATGCCGCTGACGGGTGACTGCCGCGAGTGCGGCGGCGACATGACGCTCACCGTCCACCGCGGCTCGGTGAACAAGTACATGGACGTCGCGCTGCGGGTCGCCGAGGAGTTCGGCTGCCGGGAGTACACGATCCAGCGGCTGGAGATCCTCGAACGCTCGCTGGAGTCGGTGTTCGAGAACGACAAGAACAAGCAGGGATCCATCGCGGACTTCATGTGACCGCGTCGGCGCCGGGACCGCTATGGCGTCGCCGACCGAACGGCCGTCCGTGCCCACCACCGACGCCTGCCGCGCCGAGATACAGCGCCTCCACGACTGCTTCGTCGCGTGGTTCACCGGCGCGAGCGACGGGGACGACGTCGCGGCCGTCGCGGACGCGCTCCACCCCGACTTCGAGCTGGTGACGCCCGACGGAACACGCAGCGACCGCGCGTCCGTGCTCGGGTCGATCCGGGCCGCACACGGCCGCGAGGAGCCGGGGTCGTTCGACATCGACATCCGGAACGTCGAGGTCGTCCACCGGGTCGACGACCACGCGACCGTCCGCTACGAGGAGTGGCAGGAGACGCCCGACGGGACGACCGGCCGGGTGAGCACCGCCTTGCTCCGCGAGGCCGCCGACGCCCCTGGCGGACTCGTGTGGCTCGACCTCCACGAGACGTGGATCGAGCGATAGGCGACCCCGCGGACGGCTCCGATTCGTGCCGTCTTCGGTCGGTTCTGTCGACCGAATCCGACCTGACGGGAACCGGGAGCGACGGCGGAACTACACGGGATCGATACGGGAACCGATCCGTCGGATTCCGTACCGGTCGGCGGCGCGTACGGCGACCCATGGCGACCGAACAGCACGAGGAGGGACCGAAGCTGACCGACGTCTCGGCGGGCCAGTCCGTGTACGACGCCGAGGGCAACGAACTCGGGACGGTCCGAGGCGTCGACGACGCCGGGTTCTACGTCCTCGCGGCGGAGGGGACCGGCGCGGTGAGCCT
It encodes the following:
- a CDS encoding ABC transporter permease produces the protein MSVEAVARKDFQDAVRSRWLLALSAVFVLLVSAVVYLVRPGPGQTFPTSALLGSVFVRDALVTTLIPLIALVVSYNAVVGERESGSLKLLLALPHSRADVVFGKVVGRAGAIAVPISVGFLLPALVAAIGPLSLQPFTYLGYILLTLVLSSAFVAIAVGFSAGVASNRLAIGGAVGLYFLFVPLWGAIQFPLRLYLGTGGGPSWLPISGSGLLELLRLINPTGSFKIVAGEFVNGALFAGGQVGAQGGAGGYGLSTEIAAFAMLAAWLLVPPLLGLWRFEGADL
- a CDS encoding ABC transporter ATP-binding protein, with amino-acid sequence MAAIELEGVTKRYGDVTAVSDLHLQVEEGEVFGFLGPNGAGKSTTINMLLDFVRPTSGTVRVLSRDAQAESVAVRRRTGVLPEGYDVYERLSGRKHVEFAMRSKEVDGDVDAVLDRVGILDAADRPAGGYSKGMRQRLVLGMALVGDPDLLILDEPSSGLDPAGAKEMREIVRAEADRGATVFFSSHVLGQVESVCDRVGIMREGDLVAEDSIEGLREAVGGEEQLVVTVDAASEDDLDAVRALDGVSSAATDGGTVTVSCSSDAKTRVIGALEDNGVTVKDFSTQEASLEDLFLTYAEDGEAPDGVDAPDAEVAE
- a CDS encoding O-acetylhomoserine aminocarboxypropyltransferase/cysteine synthase family protein, with protein sequence MTDDDTPRSAGRGVPAAGGRQGGDDRGARTRALHSGWRGDPETGARAPPIYQTTSYAFRDADTAADLYALEREGDVYTRISNPTTRVLEERLADLEGGVDAVATASGMAAIDTATSLLARAGDTVVASADMYGGTSTYLAHMASRRGVELRTVETTDYEAYEAAVDDDTAFVHVETLANPSLVTPDFERLADIAHEHAVPLVVDNTFATPALCRPIEHGADIVWDSTTKWIHGAGTTVGGVLVDGGTFPWDHPDADYPELSGENPAFDVDFAERFGERAFAQVARHRGVRTLGNPQSPFDAWQTLQGLSTLPIRMEKHCENARIVAEHLRDHPAVAWVTYPGFEDHPTHTSASEYLDGFGGMVVFGLHEGFAAAKGVCEAVELVSFLANIGDARSLIIHPASTTHAQLTEDEQRAAGVSPDLLRLSVGIEDPADIVADLDSAIAEATA
- the metX gene encoding homoserine O-acetyltransferase MetX, coding for MTAVESVGEFRFECGESVENLRLAYETYGEFDGDNAVLVCHALTGSQHVSNAPSSADDTEGDLGDAVETAGQARAWWNDVVGPGKAVDTTEYYVVCVNVPGSCYGSSGPPTERPDGEPWGTDFPPVTVGDWTRAQRRLLDRLGVGRLHAVVGGSVGGMNAVDWAKRFPDDVRRVAAVATAPRLDTQCLSLDAIARRAITTDPDWNGGDYYGDDRPTPDDGLAQARRIGHVMYLSKASMGRKFGRRAAGRGAFGDAPADPTGRFFPYREVESYLDYNADSFTGRFDANSYLYLTRAMDEYDLAADYGSDTEALAAFEGELLALSFTGDWHFTVEQSRLLADAARDGDVPTAHHVVDSDHGHDAFLVEPESVGPPLRDYLADGVAGRAVRDENDDDPSGGRSSSPDRAPVHASLFPG
- a CDS encoding O-acetylhomoserine aminocarboxypropyltransferase/cysteine synthase family protein, with amino-acid sequence MTDDTDYGFWTRSVHEGADPDPTTGARAPPIHQTTSYVFDDADHAARLFALEEEGYIYSRLLNPTVARLGERLASLEGGVGAVPTSSGMASFDLANFLLASAGDNIVSSSSLYGGTYTYLTHTVERRGVETRFVDTLDYDAYAEAIDEDTAYVHLETIGNPALVTPDIERIADIAHEHDTPLFVDNTFATPYLCRPLEHGADLVWESTTKWIHGSGSTIGGVLVDGGSFPWGEHADRFPELGAENPAYHGVNFAERFGEAALTYAAIARGQRDLGSAQSPFDAWATMQKLESLPMRMERHCANAQHVAEHLADHPAVDWVTYPGLPDHETHAEASEYLDGGYGGMIAFGLAGGYEAARDTVEGTELASLLANVGDAKTLVIHPASTTHQQLTEEEQVAAGVTQDMVRLSVGVENPEDIVADLDQAIDAATR
- a CDS encoding PPC domain-containing DNA-binding protein, with protein sequence MNYRAVEVAGEYVASLDNGADWREEIESLADEVEADAAWFNAMGAVQDAEVWFYDQDDQEYQSVTFDEPLEVAACVGNIALLDGDRFAHTHAVLSRRNGQALAGHLDGGTVFAGEVYFRAFEAPLEREHDAVTDLDLWL
- a CDS encoding DNA polymerase II large subunit → MRPDDERYFTRIEDRLDEAFDRAQAAKAQGKDPETEIEIPVARDMADRVENILEIPGVAERVRELEEEFSREEAALELVTDFVEGTVGDFDSRAGKIEGAVRTAVALLTEGVVAAPIEGIDRVEILENDDGTEFINVYYAGPIRSAGGTAQALSVLVGDYARALLGIEEYRARDAEIERYAEEIGLYDKETGLQYTPKDKETKFIAEHMPIMLDGEATGDEEVSGFRDLDRVDTNNARGGMCLVLAEGIALKAPKIQRYTRQLDEVDWPWLQDLIDGTYYDDGGDGADDADAEGEDGDDADAEGEDGDGADAEADAPTGSPRPEPSQKFLRDLIAGRPVFGHPSEAGGFRLRYGRARNHGFATAGVHPATMHIVDDFLATGTQIKTERPGKAGGVVPVDSIDGPTVRLANGDVRRIDDPAEALELQNGVEEVLDLGEYLVNFGEFVENNHPLVPAGYVREWWEQDLAAAGADLQALEDDRTIDLDDPDAETALAWVDEYDAPLHPAYTYCWHDVSVEEYDAVADAAAAGEVTGDLLVVENTDTVRRALEKLLVEHSQTEDALRIPDFRPLLRQLGVTDGLRREWERADLSAEATDWDGGDNAVRAVNEVVDFEARERAPTRIGNRMGRPEKSESRDLSPAVHTLFPIRDYGGSQRSVGEAARNRTDKGKGVYDVLVGDRECPDCGEHSFKCLCPDCGAHTEPYYECEECGTECEPDESGRVECPRCEREVESPDWHEIRLNDEYWDALEATGEREASFEILKGVKGLSSSNKTPEPIEKGVFRAKHGVTSFKDGTVRYDMTDLPVTSVRPEELDVTVDHFRELGYETDIGGEPLVHDDQLIELKVQDIVLSDGAADHMMKTADFVDELLTDFYDLDPFYEVNERDDLVGELVFGMAPHTSAAVVGRVVGFTSAAVGYAHPYFHAAKRRNCDGDEDCVMLLMDGLLNFSKSFLPDKRGGQMDAPLVMSSRIDPSEIDDEAHNMDIVRQYPREFYEATLEMADPGEVEDRIQLGEDTLGTDDEYRGFDHTHDTTDIALGPDLSAYKTLGSMMDKMDAQLALARKLRAVDETDVAERVIEYHFLPDLIGNLRAFSRQETRCLGCGEKYRRMPLTGDCRECGGDMTLTVHRGSVNKYMDVALRVAEEFGCREYTIQRLEILERSLESVFENDKNKQGSIADFM
- a CDS encoding DUF4440 domain-containing protein encodes the protein MPTTDACRAEIQRLHDCFVAWFTGASDGDDVAAVADALHPDFELVTPDGTRSDRASVLGSIRAAHGREEPGSFDIDIRNVEVVHRVDDHATVRYEEWQETPDGTTGRVSTALLREAADAPGGLVWLDLHETWIER
- a CDS encoding DUF7130 family rubredoxin-like protein translates to MATEQHEEGPKLTDVSAGQSVYDAEGNELGTVRGVDDAGFYVLAAEGTGAVSLDEARDVLGKAYVMWRCWECGAMGRIEGQLPARCPDCDAPREDLYYWAED